The Saccharopolyspora gloriosae genome has a segment encoding these proteins:
- a CDS encoding class I SAM-dependent methyltransferase has protein sequence MRAQEQQGLQRVTAQPDPAPDPGCGGLRAALVHHDPQVADAAFARLARELLDPVAAGPADLVGPVEVLTGPPHRNRARVALLLGVLLGDDASRSYLPGQIKEVLAARLDAQLRLLDRADTEESLRSSVLHLLMQLPEQRDRVLAKLPGSLDEHEAARLRRCLATPDFTDPACAAGIGRAWPSPAHWESLTSITGPVRAGAELAELWEAETAALRAYQGARAEHQIHRDVGWPELPEPPEPVEPTPPGAYRRLLEHESSSGHHIELLRAASAAVPGGNWDRAVTAWDEDAYLRRNLRPAPGSVLDVACGAGRWTRVLAEQVGPERVLGLDSAGSLLEVARAAVPGVLFTEGDARALPFPDGFLGAVNCSDALHLLPEPNRVIAEVARCLHPAGTFTVSTYRPGTRAFQRYFQRCHERVFGLRSFDPEVIAEAFDAVGLDVVDASGPDTFLFLTARRRAAGRGETGAVAV, from the coding sequence ATGCGTGCTCAGGAGCAACAGGGCCTCCAGCGGGTCACGGCCCAGCCGGACCCGGCACCGGACCCGGGCTGCGGCGGGCTGCGTGCCGCGCTCGTGCACCACGACCCGCAGGTGGCCGACGCCGCCTTCGCCCGGCTCGCCCGCGAACTGCTCGATCCGGTTGCGGCAGGACCGGCCGACCTGGTCGGGCCGGTCGAGGTCCTCACCGGTCCGCCGCACCGCAACCGGGCTCGGGTGGCGCTGCTGCTGGGCGTGCTGCTCGGGGACGACGCGAGCAGGTCGTACCTGCCGGGCCAGATCAAGGAGGTGCTCGCCGCACGGCTGGACGCGCAGCTGCGGTTGCTCGACCGCGCCGATACCGAGGAGTCCCTGCGCAGCTCGGTGCTGCACCTGTTGATGCAGCTGCCGGAGCAGCGCGACCGCGTCTTGGCGAAGCTGCCGGGGAGCCTGGACGAACACGAGGCCGCCAGGCTCCGCCGCTGCCTGGCCACCCCTGACTTCACCGATCCGGCTTGTGCGGCGGGAATCGGCCGCGCCTGGCCGTCACCGGCGCACTGGGAGAGCCTCACGTCGATCACCGGTCCGGTCCGGGCGGGCGCGGAACTCGCCGAGCTGTGGGAGGCCGAGACCGCCGCCCTGCGCGCCTACCAGGGAGCCCGCGCCGAACATCAGATCCACCGCGACGTCGGCTGGCCGGAGTTGCCCGAGCCGCCGGAACCCGTCGAGCCGACCCCGCCCGGCGCGTACCGGCGCCTGCTGGAGCACGAGTCGTCGTCCGGGCACCACATCGAACTGCTGCGGGCGGCGTCGGCCGCGGTACCGGGCGGGAACTGGGACCGCGCGGTCACCGCGTGGGATGAGGACGCCTACTTGCGGCGGAATCTGCGCCCGGCACCGGGATCGGTGCTGGACGTGGCCTGCGGAGCCGGGCGCTGGACCAGAGTGCTGGCCGAGCAGGTCGGCCCGGAGCGGGTGCTGGGGCTGGACTCGGCGGGATCGTTGCTGGAGGTGGCGCGTGCGGCGGTGCCGGGCGTGCTGTTCACCGAGGGCGACGCGCGAGCGTTGCCGTTCCCGGACGGATTCCTCGGCGCCGTGAACTGCTCCGACGCGCTGCACCTGCTGCCGGAACCGAACCGGGTGATCGCGGAGGTGGCGCGCTGCCTGCATCCGGCCGGAACCTTCACGGTGAGCACGTACCGTCCGGGGACCCGTGCGTTCCAGCGTTACTTCCAGCGATGCCACGAGCGGGTGTTCGGGCTGCGGTCGTTCGATCCGGAAGTGATCGCCGAGGCGTTCGACGCGGTCGGGCTGGACGTCGTGGACGCGAGCGGGCCGGACACGTTCCTGTTCCTGACCGCCCGTCGCCGGGCCGCCGGTCGCGGAGAAACGGGGGCGGTTGCGGTCTGA
- a CDS encoding CPBP family intramembrane glutamic endopeptidase: MTVEIPPGSDSSAPRSEARMNSRDLRSVGVFIALAFALSWLVALPLWLGDGLADPWFPFVPVAMMMTPAVAALVVVRFAERPPRKAWTLGLWPLKPVPRVLGYGALGIVVPIALVLVALPVGALLGVYPADFVNFSAFQQALDEQAGAVELPIPVGPLIAIQLAVLPLGAFLNLIPALGEELGWRGWLLPKLMPLGALPALLIMGVIWGCWHAPLILLGYNYPDAPGWLGVAAMIGMCVLIGAVFGWLRLRSGSVWPAALAHAAFNAAGGSYLLFAEAGEHIDTTQATILGWSGWIVPLVLVVVLIATGRFAPVEPPPGPPASDGA, from the coding sequence ATGACCGTCGAGATCCCGCCCGGATCGGACTCGTCCGCGCCCCGATCCGAAGCCCGCATGAACAGCCGTGATCTGCGATCCGTAGGCGTGTTCATCGCCCTCGCGTTCGCGCTTTCCTGGCTCGTGGCGCTCCCGCTCTGGTTGGGTGACGGGCTCGCCGACCCCTGGTTCCCGTTCGTGCCGGTCGCCATGATGATGACCCCGGCGGTCGCCGCCCTCGTCGTCGTGCGCTTCGCGGAGCGGCCGCCGCGGAAGGCGTGGACTCTCGGGCTGTGGCCGCTGAAGCCGGTCCCGAGAGTGCTCGGCTACGGGGCGCTGGGGATCGTCGTGCCCATCGCGCTCGTTCTGGTGGCACTTCCGGTCGGCGCGCTGCTCGGGGTCTATCCGGCCGATTTCGTGAACTTCTCCGCGTTCCAGCAGGCCCTCGACGAGCAAGCGGGAGCAGTCGAGCTTCCGATCCCGGTCGGTCCGCTCATCGCGATCCAGCTCGCCGTTCTCCCCTTGGGCGCGTTCCTCAACCTCATCCCGGCGCTCGGGGAGGAACTCGGATGGCGCGGGTGGCTGCTGCCGAAGCTGATGCCGCTCGGTGCGCTCCCGGCACTGCTGATCATGGGCGTGATCTGGGGCTGTTGGCACGCTCCGCTCATCCTGCTCGGGTACAACTACCCGGACGCGCCGGGCTGGCTCGGCGTGGCCGCGATGATCGGCATGTGCGTCCTGATCGGCGCGGTCTTCGGTTGGTTGCGGCTCCGTTCGGGCTCCGTGTGGCCCGCGGCCCTCGCGCACGCCGCGTTCAACGCTGCGGGCGGGAGCTACCTCTTGTTCGCCGAGGCCGGAGAGCACATCGACACCACGCAGGCGACGATCCTCGGCTGGAGCGGCTGGATCGTGCCGCTCGTGCTCGTTGTGGTCCTCATCGCCACCGGCCGGTTCGCTCCCGTCGAGCCGCCGCCCGGCCCGCCGGCAAGTGACGGGGCCTGA
- a CDS encoding Rossmann-like domain-containing protein produces MRPVPATTDHSFSDSLIESALSGAFRGAEGPEPDQATAAVAFLTVQAARHTGRGTGYVNTVLSVRVGSAVGSCAVEPGALDEDAVRDIVGRSVAELLEHPLQPVRVAALDAYLAATAPHATHPLARPVRVPAGDSLAKSMARARAVAAITQVPEGGRVAVIGVVNSLLAALRERGLSYVPCDLKGGRTEWDEPILEDHAAAIEDADAVLASGMVLGNGTFDEIAAACAARELPLTMFAQTGAAVLRELLGGPVRALSAEPYPFFWLFGEETTIHTYEPPR; encoded by the coding sequence GTGCGTCCTGTTCCTGCCACCACTGACCATTCCTTTTCGGACTCGCTGATCGAGTCCGCGCTGTCCGGCGCGTTCCGCGGCGCCGAAGGGCCTGAACCGGATCAGGCCACGGCCGCGGTGGCGTTCCTGACCGTGCAGGCCGCCCGCCACACCGGTCGCGGCACCGGCTACGTCAACACCGTGCTCAGCGTGCGGGTGGGTTCGGCCGTCGGTTCTTGCGCGGTGGAGCCGGGAGCGCTCGACGAGGACGCGGTGCGCGACATCGTCGGACGCAGCGTCGCGGAACTGCTGGAACACCCGCTGCAGCCGGTCCGGGTGGCCGCGCTGGACGCCTACCTCGCCGCGACCGCGCCGCACGCGACGCATCCGCTGGCCCGCCCAGTGCGGGTTCCGGCGGGAGATTCGCTGGCGAAATCGATGGCGCGGGCGCGCGCGGTGGCCGCGATCACCCAGGTCCCCGAAGGCGGCCGGGTGGCGGTGATCGGCGTGGTGAACTCGCTGCTCGCCGCGTTGCGGGAACGCGGCCTGAGCTACGTCCCGTGCGACCTCAAGGGCGGCCGGACCGAATGGGACGAGCCGATCCTGGAGGACCACGCGGCGGCGATCGAGGACGCGGACGCCGTGCTGGCTTCGGGCATGGTCCTCGGCAACGGCACGTTCGACGAGATCGCCGCGGCCTGCGCGGCCCGCGAGCTGCCGTTGACGATGTTCGCCCAGACCGGCGCCGCGGTGCTGCGCGAACTGCTCGGCGGCCCGGTGCGGGCGCTGTCGGCGGAGCCGTACCCGTTCTTCTGGCTCTTCGGTGAGGAGACCACGATCCACACCTACGAGCCGCCGCGATGA
- a CDS encoding putative leader peptide: MRAPVHGPGFRGAKRRHVDLLRVSSASCPR, encoded by the coding sequence ATGCGGGCACCGGTGCACGGCCCCGGATTCCGCGGTGCCAAGCGGCGGCACGTCGACCTGCTGCGGGTGAGCAGCGCGAGCTGTCCACGCTGA
- a CDS encoding terpene synthase family protein, with protein sequence MQPFQLPEFYVAHPARLNPHLQRARRHTKEWAYQQDMIDVPQQGVPIWDEHDFDSHDYALLCAYTHPDAPGPELDLVTDWYVWVFYFDDHFLELYKRTHDMAAAQEHLDRLTLFMPIDGEITETPRNPVEGGLADLWTRTVPARSEDWRRRFADNTRHLLDESLWELHNINRNRLSNPIEYVEMRRKVGGAPWSANLVEHAVNAEVPAAIAATRPMEVLRDTFSDAVHLRNDLFSYEREVLDEGELSNGVLVFERFLDCTTQDAAESVNDLLTSRLHQFEHTAITEVPALFEEHQIDPASRAGVFAYVKGLQDWQSGGHEWHMRSSRYMNGATRDEPVAENGLSGPTGLGTSAAQIATSLLRTAPQRARSFRHEPYQRVGPVPRQDMHMPFTAKSSPHLEHARENVVEWAHRMGILDGVVWNERLIRDFDLALCAAGIHPDADAEQLDLSTGWLAWGTYGDDFYPVMFGRTGDVAAAKVCTERLPLFMPVEDTTTPAPANALEVSLADLWQRTTAPMGVDARRTFRRTIEVMIDSWLWELGNQVQNRIPDPVDYIEMRRRTFGSDLTMSLCRLSHGNAVPPEIYRTRTLRSIENAAADYACLLNDVFSYQKEIEFEGELHNCILVVQNFLDCDKDRAVGVVVDLMNARMSQFQHVVAEELPALFEQFDLGDAAREVLLGYVEELRNWLSGILVWHDGCHRYEEAVLRHQPAAAPIVAATVLGGPTGLGTSAARIATTLSKV encoded by the coding sequence GTGCAACCGTTCCAGCTGCCCGAGTTCTACGTGGCTCATCCGGCGAGGCTGAACCCGCACCTGCAACGCGCCCGTCGGCACACCAAGGAGTGGGCCTACCAGCAGGACATGATCGACGTACCGCAGCAGGGCGTTCCCATCTGGGACGAACACGACTTCGACTCGCACGACTACGCGCTGCTGTGCGCCTACACCCACCCGGACGCGCCCGGCCCGGAACTGGACCTGGTGACCGACTGGTACGTGTGGGTCTTCTACTTCGACGACCACTTCCTCGAACTGTACAAACGCACCCACGACATGGCGGCCGCACAAGAGCACCTGGACCGGCTGACGCTGTTCATGCCCATCGACGGGGAGATCACGGAGACCCCGCGCAACCCGGTCGAGGGCGGGCTCGCCGATCTGTGGACCCGGACCGTGCCCGCGCGTTCCGAGGACTGGCGGCGCCGGTTCGCCGACAACACCCGGCACCTGCTGGACGAGTCGCTGTGGGAGCTGCACAACATCAACCGCAACCGGCTGTCCAACCCCATCGAGTACGTGGAGATGCGCCGCAAGGTCGGCGGTGCGCCGTGGTCGGCGAACCTGGTGGAGCACGCCGTGAACGCCGAGGTTCCCGCCGCGATCGCCGCGACCCGGCCGATGGAGGTGCTGCGCGACACCTTCTCCGACGCCGTGCACCTGCGCAACGACCTGTTCTCCTACGAACGCGAAGTGCTCGACGAAGGTGAGCTCTCCAACGGGGTGCTGGTGTTCGAGCGTTTCCTCGACTGCACCACGCAGGACGCCGCGGAGTCCGTCAACGACCTGCTGACCTCGCGGCTGCACCAGTTCGAGCACACCGCGATCACCGAAGTGCCCGCGCTGTTCGAGGAGCACCAGATCGATCCGGCCTCGCGAGCCGGCGTGTTCGCGTACGTCAAGGGCCTGCAGGACTGGCAGTCCGGCGGGCACGAATGGCACATGCGCTCCAGCCGGTACATGAACGGGGCCACCCGCGACGAGCCGGTCGCCGAGAACGGGTTGAGCGGGCCGACCGGCCTGGGCACCTCGGCCGCACAGATCGCGACGTCCTTGCTCCGCACCGCTCCGCAGCGAGCCCGCTCGTTCCGGCACGAGCCGTACCAGCGAGTCGGCCCGGTGCCCCGCCAGGACATGCACATGCCGTTCACCGCGAAGTCCAGCCCGCACCTGGAGCACGCCCGCGAGAACGTCGTGGAATGGGCGCACCGCATGGGCATTCTCGACGGTGTCGTGTGGAACGAGCGGCTCATCCGGGACTTCGACCTGGCGCTGTGCGCCGCAGGCATCCACCCGGACGCCGACGCCGAACAGCTGGACCTGAGCACCGGCTGGCTCGCGTGGGGCACCTACGGCGACGACTTCTACCCGGTGATGTTCGGCCGCACCGGCGATGTGGCGGCCGCCAAGGTGTGCACCGAACGGCTGCCGCTGTTCATGCCCGTCGAGGACACCACAACACCGGCTCCGGCGAATGCGCTGGAGGTGTCGCTGGCCGACCTGTGGCAGCGCACCACCGCGCCGATGGGCGTCGACGCGCGCCGGACGTTCCGCCGCACCATCGAAGTGATGATCGACAGCTGGCTGTGGGAGCTCGGCAACCAGGTGCAGAACCGGATTCCGGACCCGGTGGACTACATCGAGATGCGCCGCCGCACCTTCGGCTCGGACCTGACGATGAGCCTGTGCCGCCTGTCGCACGGCAACGCGGTCCCGCCGGAGATCTACCGGACTCGCACGCTGCGCTCGATCGAGAACGCGGCGGCCGACTACGCCTGCCTGCTCAACGACGTTTTCTCCTACCAGAAGGAGATCGAGTTCGAGGGCGAGCTGCACAACTGCATCCTCGTGGTGCAGAACTTCCTGGACTGCGACAAGGATCGCGCCGTCGGAGTCGTGGTCGACCTGATGAACGCGCGGATGAGCCAGTTCCAGCACGTGGTCGCCGAAGAGCTGCCCGCGCTGTTCGAGCAGTTCGACTTGGGCGACGCCGCGCGCGAGGTGCTGCTCGGGTATGTGGAGGAACTGCGCAACTGGCTGTCCGGGATCCTCGTGTGGCACGACGGCTGCCACCGCTACGAGGAGGCGGTGCTGCGCCACCAGCCCGCGGCGGCACCGATCGTGGCTGCCACGGTCCTCGGCGGCCCGACCGGCTTGGGCACCTCCGCGGCCCGCATCGCGACGACGCTGAGCAAGGTGTAG
- a CDS encoding DUF3887 domain-containing protein: MQGNLTESLRALTAHTEAFLASRVLTDEDWAGSIGRAVSIQAAADDVVRAVVQQARQNGATWQVVGDALGVSRQAAFQRYGKPTDPRTGEPMNTTPLPEAAELAASAIRDLAAGRWSSVAERFDQTMREGLSEDALAAAWAQIVGLAGAFEQHGEPEVTRAGDVTVTNTPIALEAGDYTARIAFRDDRTIAGLHILEGRTS; the protein is encoded by the coding sequence ATGCAAGGTAACTTGACAGAGTCGCTGCGGGCGTTGACAGCGCACACGGAGGCGTTCCTCGCGTCGCGCGTCCTGACGGACGAAGACTGGGCCGGTTCGATCGGGCGTGCCGTGAGCATCCAGGCGGCCGCCGATGACGTGGTGCGTGCCGTTGTGCAGCAGGCACGCCAGAACGGCGCCACATGGCAAGTCGTCGGTGATGCGCTGGGCGTGAGCCGACAAGCGGCGTTTCAGCGCTACGGCAAACCGACCGACCCGAGAACGGGAGAACCGATGAACACCACGCCGTTACCCGAAGCCGCCGAACTGGCAGCCTCGGCGATTCGAGATCTCGCGGCCGGGCGGTGGTCGAGTGTAGCCGAGCGGTTCGATCAGACCATGCGCGAAGGCCTGTCGGAGGACGCGCTCGCCGCCGCTTGGGCTCAGATCGTCGGACTGGCGGGAGCTTTTGAGCAGCACGGAGAACCGGAAGTCACCCGAGCCGGCGACGTGACGGTCACGAACACCCCAATCGCGTTGGAGGCGGGCGACTACACGGCACGGATCGCGTTCCGCGACGACCGGACCATCGCCGGCCTGCACATCCTCGAAGGGCGGACGTCATGA
- a CDS encoding LLM class flavin-dependent oxidoreductase has product MSENPLHLAVALDGAGWHPAAWRDPNATPEALFTPGYWTALVQAAERGLLDFATIEDALGLQSDDHISNTDRRTDQVRGRLDAELIAAFTAPLTSRVGLIPTITTTHTEPFHIASALATLDHNSLGRAGWRVQTSVRADEAAHFGRRALPEIRRDTLGTPETDAAVADLFEEAGDSVEVVRRLWDSWEDGTEIRDAETNRFLDRDKLHHIDFSGRFFSVRGPGIVPRPPQGQPLVVALAHARAAYELAARSADVVFTTPRNAAEVPGIVAEVRAAEQAVGRTGAPLRILADVVVSVDEDAAEARDRLRRLDELDEPLRSDAAVVAGSVVELADLLQEWRAASPELDGFRLRPAVLPTDLDAIADGLVPELQRRGAFRSAYDTDSLRERFGLPRPASRYAGENTAEVAR; this is encoded by the coding sequence ATGTCCGAGAACCCGCTGCACCTGGCCGTCGCGCTCGACGGCGCAGGCTGGCATCCCGCCGCGTGGCGTGATCCGAACGCCACTCCCGAAGCCCTGTTCACACCGGGCTACTGGACCGCGCTGGTCCAGGCCGCCGAGCGGGGCCTGCTCGACTTCGCCACCATCGAAGACGCGCTGGGCCTGCAGTCCGACGATCACATCAGCAACACCGACCGCCGCACCGACCAGGTGCGCGGGCGGCTCGACGCCGAGCTGATCGCCGCGTTCACCGCGCCGCTGACCAGCCGGGTCGGGCTGATCCCGACGATCACCACAACGCACACCGAGCCGTTCCACATCGCCTCGGCGCTGGCCACGCTGGACCACAACAGCCTCGGCCGGGCCGGGTGGCGAGTGCAGACCTCGGTCCGCGCCGACGAGGCGGCGCACTTCGGCCGCCGCGCGCTGCCGGAGATCCGGCGCGACACCCTCGGCACTCCGGAGACGGACGCGGCGGTGGCGGACCTGTTCGAGGAGGCCGGCGACTCCGTCGAGGTGGTGCGGCGGTTGTGGGACAGCTGGGAGGACGGCACCGAGATCCGGGACGCCGAGACGAACCGGTTCCTGGACCGCGACAAGCTGCACCACATCGACTTCAGCGGGCGCTTCTTCTCCGTGCGCGGTCCCGGCATCGTGCCGCGACCGCCGCAGGGTCAGCCGCTGGTGGTCGCGCTGGCGCATGCGCGGGCGGCCTACGAGCTCGCCGCGCGGTCGGCCGACGTGGTGTTCACGACGCCGCGCAACGCCGCCGAAGTCCCGGGGATCGTGGCCGAGGTGCGGGCCGCCGAGCAGGCGGTCGGGCGCACCGGCGCACCGCTGCGGATCCTCGCGGACGTCGTGGTGTCCGTCGACGAGGACGCCGCCGAGGCACGGGATCGGCTGCGGCGGCTCGACGAGCTCGACGAACCACTGCGCTCCGATGCGGCCGTGGTCGCCGGTTCGGTGGTCGAGCTCGCCGACCTGCTGCAGGAGTGGCGCGCGGCTTCACCTGAGCTGGACGGCTTCCGGTTGCGCCCCGCGGTGCTGCCCACCGACCTGGACGCCATCGCCGACGGCCTGGTGCCCGAACTCCAGCGGCGCGGCGCGTTCCGCTCCGCTTACGACACCGACAGCCTGCGCGAACGGTTCGGGCTGCCCCGACCGGCGAGCCGGTACGCGGGCGAGAACACGGCGGAGGTGGCCCGATGA
- a CDS encoding MFS transporter, translating to MNRAAFARLSPAAKLLVINQFGINVGFYMLMPFLAAYMSGNLGYGAAVVGLVLGVRNLSQQGMFLLGGTAADRLGCRPMIIAGCALRVVSFGLFAVFTSLPGLFAAAILTGLAGALFNPAVRTYLMHEAGERRAEVFAVFNVFQHAGTLVGPLLGALLLAVDFRIIALVACVAFAVLTVAQLLVLPHREVESQQQSVLGSWREVVLNRRFLGFTLSLSAYFALYNQLYLTLPLEAQRVSGMAWSIAVVFGVSTVIGVFGQVRITEWCRRRWSSGRSIVLGLCCMGASFVPLMLAAPALPESLPAPGALGTALAFVPVVVAIVLFTVGQAMTNPFAMELLPEIGSERLAGTYYGFYYLVSSLVAAGVSWLAGALLDAFAEPGVRWLPWLALLLVGLAGAAGTALMERRGLLSRAKEQATTA from the coding sequence GTGAATCGCGCCGCGTTCGCCCGGTTGTCCCCGGCCGCGAAGCTGTTGGTGATCAACCAGTTCGGCATCAACGTCGGTTTCTACATGCTGATGCCGTTCTTGGCCGCGTACATGAGCGGGAACCTCGGCTACGGCGCCGCCGTGGTCGGGCTGGTGCTCGGTGTCCGCAACCTCAGCCAGCAGGGCATGTTCCTGCTCGGCGGCACCGCCGCGGATCGGCTCGGCTGCCGACCGATGATCATCGCCGGGTGCGCGTTGCGAGTGGTGTCGTTCGGCCTGTTCGCCGTGTTCACCTCGCTGCCCGGCCTGTTCGCGGCGGCGATCCTCACCGGGCTGGCAGGCGCGTTGTTCAATCCGGCGGTGCGGACCTACCTGATGCACGAGGCGGGGGAGCGGCGTGCCGAGGTGTTCGCCGTGTTCAACGTCTTCCAGCACGCCGGAACTCTGGTCGGCCCGCTTCTCGGGGCGCTGCTGCTGGCGGTGGACTTCCGGATCATCGCGCTGGTGGCCTGCGTGGCGTTCGCGGTGCTCACGGTCGCGCAGCTGCTGGTGCTGCCGCACCGCGAGGTCGAGTCGCAGCAGCAGAGCGTGCTGGGCAGCTGGCGGGAAGTGGTGCTCAACCGCCGCTTCCTCGGGTTCACGCTGTCGTTGTCGGCGTACTTCGCGCTGTACAACCAGCTCTACTTGACGTTGCCGCTGGAGGCGCAGCGCGTGTCGGGCATGGCGTGGTCGATCGCGGTGGTGTTCGGGGTGTCCACCGTGATCGGCGTGTTCGGCCAGGTCCGCATCACCGAGTGGTGCCGCCGGAGGTGGAGCTCGGGACGGTCGATCGTGCTCGGCCTGTGCTGCATGGGCGCCTCGTTCGTGCCGCTGATGCTGGCGGCCCCGGCGTTGCCGGAGAGCCTCCCGGCGCCGGGCGCGCTCGGCACGGCGCTGGCGTTCGTCCCGGTCGTGGTGGCGATCGTGCTGTTCACCGTCGGACAGGCCATGACGAACCCGTTCGCGATGGAACTGCTGCCGGAGATCGGCAGCGAACGGCTCGCGGGCACCTACTACGGCTTCTACTACCTGGTGTCGAGCCTGGTGGCGGCCGGGGTGAGCTGGCTGGCGGGCGCGTTGCTGGACGCGTTCGCCGAGCCGGGTGTGCGGTGGCTGCCGTGGCTGGCGTTGCTGCTGGTCGGTTTGGCGGGCGCCGCGGGAACGGCGCTCATGGAACGGCGCGGGCTGCTGAGCCGGGCGAAGGAGCAGGCCACGACCGCGTGA
- a CDS encoding DinB family protein, whose protein sequence is MTWSIPRITTGAERHLLESTLDRNRAELINTVRGMSEAEARRRLVASPTTPIGLLKHAAVAERIWFQHVLAGVPKSECDGGTTSGDASFIVDDHETVADVIVEFERVSERSRVIAAAFGLDDTTTHPDLGEVSLRFIYLLLAEDFARHAGHGDILREQIKHAPTPDISEQP, encoded by the coding sequence ATGACATGGTCGATACCCCGGATCACCACCGGCGCTGAACGCCATCTGCTCGAGAGCACGCTCGACCGCAACCGGGCCGAACTGATCAACACTGTGCGCGGCATGTCCGAAGCCGAGGCCCGCCGCCGCCTCGTCGCCTCACCGACCACCCCGATCGGATTGCTCAAACACGCCGCGGTCGCCGAACGGATCTGGTTCCAGCACGTCCTGGCGGGCGTGCCCAAGAGCGAATGCGATGGCGGCACGACGTCGGGCGACGCCAGTTTCATCGTCGACGACCACGAGACCGTGGCCGACGTGATCGTCGAATTCGAGCGCGTCAGCGAGCGCTCGCGCGTGATCGCCGCCGCGTTCGGCCTCGACGACACCACAACGCACCCCGACCTGGGCGAGGTCAGCCTGCGGTTCATCTACCTGCTCCTCGCGGAGGACTTCGCGCGTCACGCCGGTCACGGCGACATCCTCCGCGAGCAGATCAAGCACGCACCCACCCCCGATATTTCAGAACAGCCGTGA
- a CDS encoding PLP-dependent cysteine synthase family protein encodes MTGRAPARCESPLDLIGNTPLLRVDAPISFAHPGFWAKLEGVAPGGMKARAAYAMLTGARARGELRPGGTVVESTSGTLGIGLACVGSALGHPVVVVADDELDDMTRALLTAHGVRLELVRSPHPVGGWQRARLERVRELMGTLPDPYWPDQYNNPDNVTGYHGLGHELLDQLDELDVVVCSVGTGGHSAGIAHVLRERRPGARLVGVDAAGSTVFGDPAAKRLMRGLGSSIHPGNVDYAAFDEVHWVGAAEAVAGCRRLAAGAFVTGGWSTGAVALVASWCARESGSDRVAAVFPDGPHRYWQTIYDAEFHAARGLPEPVTEPFEMDGIPSEVDTKTSWRRSRKVVDPCAHRTAGSAGCPVCEVRS; translated from the coding sequence ATGACGGGTCGGGCACCGGCCCGGTGCGAGTCGCCGCTGGACCTGATCGGAAACACCCCGCTGCTGCGCGTCGACGCCCCGATCTCCTTCGCGCACCCGGGGTTCTGGGCGAAGCTGGAGGGCGTGGCCCCCGGCGGGATGAAGGCCAGAGCGGCGTACGCGATGCTCACCGGCGCACGTGCTCGCGGCGAGCTGCGCCCCGGCGGCACGGTGGTCGAATCCACCAGCGGCACCTTGGGGATCGGGCTGGCGTGCGTCGGCTCGGCGCTGGGGCATCCGGTGGTCGTCGTGGCCGATGACGAGCTCGACGACATGACCCGCGCGCTGCTCACGGCGCACGGGGTGCGGCTGGAACTGGTGCGCTCGCCGCATCCGGTGGGCGGCTGGCAGCGCGCCCGGCTGGAGCGGGTGCGGGAGCTGATGGGCACGCTGCCCGATCCGTATTGGCCGGACCAGTACAACAACCCCGACAACGTCACCGGCTATCACGGGCTGGGCCACGAGCTGCTCGACCAGCTCGACGAGCTCGACGTGGTGGTGTGCAGCGTCGGCACCGGCGGGCACAGCGCAGGCATCGCCCACGTGCTGCGGGAACGGCGTCCGGGCGCGCGGCTGGTCGGGGTCGACGCGGCGGGATCCACGGTGTTCGGCGATCCGGCGGCGAAGCGGCTGATGCGCGGCCTCGGCAGCAGCATCCATCCCGGCAACGTGGATTACGCGGCGTTCGACGAAGTGCACTGGGTAGGAGCCGCGGAGGCGGTCGCGGGCTGCCGGAGGTTGGCGGCGGGTGCGTTCGTCACCGGTGGCTGGAGCACCGGCGCGGTGGCGCTGGTCGCGTCCTGGTGCGCCCGAGAATCGGGCTCGGACCGGGTGGCCGCCGTGTTCCCCGACGGCCCGCACCGCTACTGGCAGACGATCTACGACGCGGAATTCCACGCCGCCCGAGGTCTTCCCGAGCCGGTCACCGAACCATTCGAAATGGACGGAATACCGTCTGAAGTGGACACGAAGACGAGTTGGAGGAGGTCGCGCAAGGTGGTCGATCCCTGCGCCCATCGCACCGCCGGTTCGGCGGGCTGCCCGGTCTGCGAGGTGCGCTCGTGA